The following are encoded together in the Pseudomonas sediminis genome:
- the ureG gene encoding urease accessory protein UreG — protein sequence MNSQPLRVGIGGPVGSGKTALTLALCRALRERYNIAVVTNDIYTQEDAQFLVRNEALEPERIIGVETGGCPHTAIREDASINLEAVEQLNRRFPGLDLIIVESGGDNLSATFSPELSDLTLYVIDVSAGDKLPRKGGPGICKSDLLVINKVDLAPMVGASLEVMERDTLKMRGDKPFVFSNQKVGQGLDEIIAFIERQGMLTAA from the coding sequence ATGAACAGCCAACCCCTGCGTGTCGGCATCGGCGGCCCGGTCGGTTCCGGCAAGACCGCTCTGACCCTGGCCCTGTGCCGCGCCCTGCGCGAGCGCTACAACATCGCCGTGGTCACCAACGACATCTATACCCAGGAAGACGCCCAGTTCCTGGTGCGCAACGAGGCCCTGGAGCCCGAGCGCATCATCGGCGTGGAAACCGGCGGCTGCCCGCATACCGCCATCCGCGAAGACGCCTCGATCAACCTGGAGGCCGTCGAACAACTCAACCGCCGTTTCCCCGGCCTGGACCTGATCATCGTCGAATCCGGTGGCGACAACCTGTCCGCCACCTTCAGCCCGGAGCTGTCCGATCTGACCCTGTACGTGATCGACGTATCGGCCGGCGACAAGCTGCCTCGCAAGGGCGGCCCGGGCATCTGCAAATCCGACCTGCTGGTGATCAACAAGGTCGACCTGGCGCCCATGGTCGGCGCCTCGCTGGAGGTCATGGAGCGCGACACGCTGAAGATGCGCGGCGACAAGCCCTTCGTCTTCAGCAACCAGAAAGTCGGCCAGGGTCTCGACGAGATCATCGCCTTCATCGAACGCCAGGGCATGCTCACCGCGGCCTGA
- a CDS encoding urease accessory protein UreF: MKPAWALLRLASPQLPIGGYSYSQGLEWAIDSGLITDAASAECWLADQLMLNLARFEAPLLLAHCRAADEGDWPRLQQLAEQHRASRETRELALESRQMGYSLRQLLEGLPELDEAAREALAAQDEPGLALAWALAARAWQISPDDALAAWLWGWLENQLAVLMKVLPLGQQAAQRLTSRLLPQLDAAQQQAATLSPEHWGSAAFGLALASMAHERQYSRLFRS, encoded by the coding sequence ATGAAACCAGCCTGGGCATTGTTGCGCCTGGCCAGCCCGCAGCTGCCCATTGGCGGCTACAGCTACTCGCAAGGCCTGGAATGGGCCATCGACAGCGGCCTGATAACCGATGCCGCAAGCGCCGAGTGCTGGCTGGCCGATCAACTGATGCTCAACCTCGCCCGCTTCGAAGCGCCGCTGCTGCTGGCTCATTGCCGCGCCGCCGACGAGGGTGATTGGCCGCGCCTGCAGCAACTGGCCGAACAGCACCGCGCCAGCCGCGAGACACGCGAGCTGGCTCTGGAGAGCCGGCAGATGGGTTACTCGCTGCGGCAACTGCTCGAAGGCCTGCCCGAACTGGACGAGGCGGCGCGTGAAGCACTTGCAGCCCAGGACGAACCCGGCCTGGCACTGGCCTGGGCACTGGCCGCACGCGCCTGGCAGATCAGCCCGGACGACGCCCTCGCCGCCTGGCTCTGGGGCTGGCTGGAAAACCAGCTCGCCGTGCTGATGAAGGTGTTGCCGCTGGGTCAGCAGGCCGCCCAACGCCTGACCAGCCGCCTGCTACCGCAGCTCGATGCCGCCCAGCAGCAAGCCGCCACCCTTTCCCCTGAACACTGGGGCAGCGCCGCCTTCGGCCTGGCCCTGGCGAGCATGGCGCACGAGCGCCAGTACTCACGTCTCTTCCGCTCCTGA
- the ureE gene encoding urease accessory protein UreE, whose protein sequence is MLVIHSRIAPQSACHAELELTFEARSKSRLRCFTTDGEEVGLFLERGQPALADGECLQAKDGRIARVRAKAEPLLHVTCASPFELMRAAYHLGNRHVALQLGDGWLRLPDDYVLKAMLEQLGATVEAVEAPYQPEQGAYGGGHHHSHHGDEEFNYGPRLHQFGVRK, encoded by the coding sequence ATGCTGGTGATCCACTCCCGAATCGCGCCGCAGAGCGCCTGCCACGCTGAACTGGAACTGACCTTCGAAGCCCGCAGCAAGAGCCGCCTGCGCTGTTTCACCACTGACGGTGAAGAAGTAGGCCTGTTCCTCGAGCGCGGCCAACCGGCGCTGGCTGATGGTGAGTGTCTGCAGGCCAAGGACGGGCGCATCGCCAGGGTACGGGCCAAGGCCGAACCGCTGCTGCACGTTACCTGCGCCAGCCCCTTCGAGCTGATGCGCGCCGCCTACCACCTGGGCAACCGCCATGTCGCCCTGCAACTGGGGGACGGCTGGCTGCGCCTGCCTGACGACTACGTGCTCAAGGCCATGCTCGAACAGCTCGGTGCTACGGTCGAAGCCGTCGAAGCGCCCTATCAGCCAGAGCAAGGCGCCTACGGCGGCGGCCATCACCACTCCCATCACGGCGATGAAGAATTCAACTACGGTCCACGCCTGCACCAATTCGGGGTGCGCAAGTGA
- a CDS encoding TetR family transcriptional regulator: protein MTPRAEQKQQTRQALMAAALTLMESGRGFGSVSLREVTRVAGIVPTGFYRHFADMDELGLALVAEVGETFRAAIRQVRRHEFEMRGMIDASVRIFLAEVAANRAQFLFLAREQYGGSQPVRQAVAALRERITSDLAADLKLMNRMPHLDDAALDVVSDLVVKTVFATLPELIDPPSETLPAHLTAEAKVIQQLRFIMVGGKHWLGLGKPSD from the coding sequence ATGACGCCACGCGCCGAACAAAAGCAGCAGACCCGCCAGGCCCTGATGGCTGCCGCCCTCACGCTGATGGAGAGCGGGCGCGGCTTTGGCAGCGTGAGCCTGCGCGAGGTCACCCGCGTCGCTGGTATCGTGCCCACCGGTTTCTACCGCCATTTCGCCGACATGGACGAACTGGGTCTGGCGCTGGTGGCGGAAGTCGGTGAAACCTTCCGTGCGGCGATCCGTCAGGTGCGCCGTCACGAGTTCGAGATGCGCGGCATGATCGACGCCTCGGTGCGCATCTTCCTCGCCGAAGTGGCCGCCAATCGTGCCCAGTTTCTGTTCCTCGCCCGCGAGCAGTACGGCGGCTCGCAACCGGTGCGCCAGGCCGTTGCAGCCCTGCGCGAGCGCATCACCAGCGACCTGGCTGCCGACCTCAAGCTGATGAACCGCATGCCGCACCTCGACGATGCAGCGCTCGACGTGGTCTCGGACCTGGTGGTCAAGACCGTGTTCGCTACCCTGCCCGAGCTGATCGACCCACCCTCAGAGACCCTCCCCGCCCATCTCACAGCAGAAGCCAAGGTCATCCAGCAACTGCGCTTCATCATGGTCGGCGGCAAGCATTGGCTGGGGCTGGGCAAGCCCTCCGACTAG
- a CDS encoding ferredoxin reductase, whose translation MALLSLSGARWVAGCLRPLRRLCDGGWLREADVDLCLRQLHPTLRLNRVFAQVEARRWVAEDMLALELRCNGNAQNWRAGQHVQLYLEQNGVRHGRSYSLTSVAADGRIEIAIKRQPDGRLSNLLLDHLAVGQVIELGQAFGEFTWPQEQGAVLLMAAGSGITPLFGLLRDALARGFTAPVTLLHQVRRQGQQAFAEELQALAALHANFQVHWLFSGEGDRLSAERLAALPGDHLRVCGPRGFVEQACSWWHDAGRGSSLQSESFSPLPMLAETAAGEVRLSFARSRQRVSGSSNASLLEQAETAGLRPAHGCRQGICTSCTCLLLAGTVRDLRSGELFAEPGQPIRLCVSAPHGDVEIDL comes from the coding sequence ATGGCTTTACTTTCCCTTTCTGGGGCGCGCTGGGTTGCGGGTTGTCTGCGGCCGCTACGTAGGCTTTGTGACGGTGGTTGGCTGCGTGAGGCGGATGTCGATCTATGCCTGCGCCAGTTGCACCCGACGCTGCGCCTCAATCGTGTGTTCGCGCAGGTCGAGGCGCGTCGTTGGGTGGCTGAAGACATGCTGGCGCTGGAGTTGCGTTGCAATGGCAATGCGCAGAACTGGCGGGCCGGGCAGCATGTCCAGCTGTATCTGGAGCAGAACGGGGTTCGCCACGGACGCAGTTACAGCCTGACGTCGGTGGCAGCCGACGGGCGCATCGAGATCGCGATCAAACGCCAGCCGGATGGGCGCCTGTCCAATCTGCTGCTCGACCACCTCGCGGTCGGTCAGGTGATCGAACTGGGCCAGGCATTCGGTGAATTCACCTGGCCGCAGGAGCAAGGAGCTGTGCTGCTCATGGCAGCAGGCAGTGGCATCACGCCATTGTTCGGCCTGCTGCGCGATGCTCTGGCGCGTGGCTTCACTGCACCGGTGACACTGCTGCATCAGGTGCGCCGTCAGGGGCAACAGGCCTTTGCCGAAGAGTTGCAGGCATTGGCGGCACTTCATGCCAACTTCCAGGTGCACTGGCTTTTCAGTGGCGAGGGTGATCGCCTGTCCGCCGAACGGCTGGCTGCGTTGCCGGGCGATCATCTGCGGGTCTGTGGTCCGCGTGGTTTCGTCGAGCAGGCATGTAGCTGGTGGCATGACGCCGGACGCGGGAGCAGCCTGCAATCGGAAAGCTTCAGTCCGCTTCCGATGCTGGCCGAAACGGCGGCTGGCGAAGTCCGCTTGAGCTTCGCCCGGAGTCGGCAGCGGGTTTCCGGCAGCAGCAATGCAAGTCTGCTGGAGCAGGCCGAAACTGCTGGGCTGCGTCCGGCTCATGGCTGTCGCCAGGGCATCTGCACCAGTTGTACCTGTTTGCTGCTGGCCGGCACGGTGCGTGATCTGCGCAGCGGTGAACTGTTCGCCGAACCGGGGCAGCCCATCCGTCTATGTGTCAGCGCCCCGCATGGGGATGTGGAGATCGACCTGTGA